From a single Callithrix jacchus isolate 240 chromosome 5, calJac240_pri, whole genome shotgun sequence genomic region:
- the AATK gene encoding serine/threonine-protein kinase LMTK1 isoform X20, with protein sequence MSSSFFNPSFAFSSHFDPDGAPLSELSWPSSLAVVAVSFSGLFAVIVLMLACLCCKKGSIGFKEFENAEGDEYSADLAQGSPATTAQNGPDVYVLPLTEVSLPMAKQPGRSVQLLKSTDLGRHSLLYLKEIGHGWFGKVFLGEVNSGIGSTQVVVKELQASASVQEQMQFLEEVQPYRALKHSNLLQCLAQCAEVTPYLLVMEFCPLGDLKGYLRSCRVAESMAPDPLTLQRMACEVACGILHLHRNNYVHSDLALRNCLLTADLTVKIGDYGLAHCKYREDYFVTADQLWVPLRWIAPELVDEVHSNLLVVDQTKSGNVWSLGVTIWELFELGEQPYPQHSDQQVLAYTVREQQLKLPKPQLQLTLSDRWYEVMQFCWLQPEQRPTAEEVHLLLSYLCAKGATEAEEEFERRWRALRPRGGGVGPGPGAAGLTLAGAVELATASSFPLLEQFAGDGFHADGDDVLTVTETSRGLNFEYKWEVGRGAEAFPTMPSPGHAARLQELCAPDPDSAPPGVVPVLSAHSPSLGSEYFIRLEEAAPAASHDPDCAGCAPSARTPVDQDDSDGSAAASLATEPLLGHGPPADIPWGRGDHYPRRSLAQDPPCPSGSPSPSAGPRRLAEGGAKDADWGVATFCPPFFEDPLGTSPLGCSAAPPPPLPLPGEEELEEVGAHTATQRGHWRSNVSANNNSGSRCPESWDLGSTGCYTDGCPSPKQMPRASPEPADPGEPLRGLQAASSAQEPGYCPSLPHLCPQGLAPASCLATTSWTEAAGSGGDQPQAEPKLATDAEGTAGPHLPLPSVPSPSKEGAPLPSEEASAPDALPDSPRPAAGGEVSVTEPASALNGSNNSPEAEVPSREDEDTVDATSGVFTNTSSDGPQAERPDAVPAFRSLQKQVGTPDSLDSLDIPSSASDGGYEVFSPSATGPPGGQPRALDSGYDTENYESPEFVFKEAQDPCEPQAFGELASESEGPGPETRLSASLSGLSEKNPYRDSAYFSDLEAEAEATSSPEDKCSGDQAPEPDLGLPSAGQPSMQASLGLGVPREAQGSGPGEALPSPLRLEGSFPEPSTCTSGLGPEPLEPQDPADVPPGASPSGSQFFLLTPVLLSSEGDSSQLQGAPGLLSGPAPQKRMGGPSTPRAPLRLALPTLPVALEGRPEEEEEDSEDSDESDEELRCYSVQEPSEDSEEEAPAVPVVVAESQSARNLRSLLKMPSLLSEDFCEDLDRKKKAVSFFDDVTVYLFDQESPTRELGEPFPGAKESSPTFLMGSLGSPSATGPQQQADDSSPQGSAAGEGGGFTWDDDFPLMSAKAAFATTLDPAAPSPATLAPFSRFTVSPAPASRFSITHVSDSDAESVKAGPWVPVPGSPA encoded by the exons TGCAGCTCCTCAAGTCCACGGACCTGGGCCGGCACAGCCTCCTGTACCTGAAGGAAATTGGCCACGGTTGGTTTGGGAAG GTGTTCCTAGGGGAGGTGAACTCGGGCATTGGCAGCACCCAGGTGGTGGTAAAAGAGCTGCAGGCCAGCGCCAGTGTGCAGGAGCAGATGCAGTTCCTGGAGGAGGTGCAGCCCTACAG GGCCCTGAAGCACAGCAACCTGCTCCAGTGCCTGGCCCAGTGTGCCGAGGTGACGCCCTACCTGCTGGTGATGGAGTTCTGCCCGCTG GGGGACCTCAAGGGCTACTTGAGGAGCTGCCGGGTGGCGGAGTCCATGGCGCCTGACCCTCTGACCCTGCAGCGCATGGCCTGTGAGGTGGCCTGTGGCATCCTGCACCTGCATCGCAACAACTATGTGCACAG CGACCTGGCCCTGCGGAACTGCCTGCTCACGGCGGACCTGACCGTGAAGATAGGCGACTACGGCCTGGCTCACTGCAAGTACAGA GAGGACTACTTTGTGACCGCCGACCAGCTGTGGGTGCCTCTGCGCTGGATCGCACCCGAGCTGGTGGACGAGGTACACAGCAACCTGCTTGTCGTGGACCAGACCAAGAGTGGCAATGTGTG GTCCCTGGGCGTGACGATCTGGGAGCTCTTTGAGCTGGGCGAGCAGCCCTACCCACAGCACTCGGACCAGCAGGTGCTGGCATACACAGTCCGGGAGCAGCAGCTCAAACTGCCCAAGCCCCAGCTGCAGCTGACCCTGTCGGACCGCTG GTACGAGGTGATGCAGTTCTGCTGGCTGCAGCCAGAGCAGCGGCCCACGGCCGAGGAGGTGCACCTGCTGCTGTCCTACCTGTGTGCCAAGGGCGCCACTGAGGCGGAGGAAGAGTTCGAGCGGCGCTGGCGAGCTCTGCGGCCCCGCGGGGGCGGTGTGGGGCCTGGGCCCGGTGCAGCAGGGCTCACACTGGCGGGGGCAGTGGAGCTCGCCACCGCCTCGTCCTTCCCACTGCTAGAGCAGTTTGCGGGTGACGGCTTCCACGCAGACGGCGACGACGTGCTGACGGTGACTGAGACCAGCCGAGGCCTCAATTTCGAGTACAAGTGGGAGGTGGGCCGCGGTGCCGAGGCCTTCCCCACCATGCCGAGCCCGGGCCACGCCGCGCGCCTGCAGGAGCTGTGCGCCCCCGACCCTGACAGCGCGCCCCCAGGCGTGGTGCCAGTGCTCAGCGCGCACAGCCCCTCGCTGGGCAGCGAGTACTTCATCCGCCTGGAGGAGGCCGCGCCCGCTGCTAGCCACGACCCTGACTGTGCGGGCTGCGCCCCCAGCGCCCGTACCCCCGTGGACCAGGATGACTCTGACGGCAGCGCAGCGGCCTCGCTGGCCACGGAGCCGCTGCTAGGCCATGGGCCGCCCGCCGACATCCCCTGGGGCCGTGGTGACCACTACCCTCGCAGAAGCCTGGCGCAGGACCCTCCCTGCCCCTCAGGCTCACCCTCACCCTCGGCGGGGCCCCGGAGGCTGGCAGAGGGTGGAGCCAAGGATGCAGACTGGGGTGTGGCCACCTTCTGCCCGCCCTTCTTTGAGGACCCACTGGGCACGTCCCCCTTGGGATGCTCGGCGGCGCCACCGCCACCGCTGCCGCTGCCTggtgaggaggagctggaggaggtgggAGCACACACTGCCACCCAGCGTGGACACTGGCGTTCCAACGTGTCCGCCAACAACAACAGCGGCAGCCGCTGTCCAGAGTCCTGGGACCTGGGCTCCACTGGCTGCTACACTGACGGCTGCCCCAGCCCAAAGCAGATGCCAAGGGCCTCCCCCGAACCGGCGGACCCTGGGGAGCCTCTGCGTGGGCTGCAGGCAGCCTCCTCTGCCCAGGAGCCAGGctactgccccagcctcccccatCTATGCCCTCAGGGCCTGGCACCTGCTTCCTGTTTGGCCACAACCTCCTGGACAGAAGCAGCCGGTAGTGGGGGTGACCAACCCCAGGCAGAGCCCAAGCTTGCCACTGACGCTGAGGGCACTGCTGGACCCCACCTGCCCCTTCCCTCTGTTCCTTCCCCATCCAAGGAGGGAGCCCCCCTTCCCTCGGAGGAGGCCAGTGCCCCTGATGCCCTGCCTGACTCTCCCAGGCCTGCTGCTGGTGGCGAGGTGTCCGTCACCGAGCCGGCTTCTGCCCTGAATGGCAGCAACAACTCCCCTGAGGCAGAGGTGCCCAGCAGGGAGGATGAGGACACGGTTGACGCCACCTCGGGCGTCTTCACCAACACATCCAGCGATGGCCCACAGGCCGAGAGGCCGGATGCAGTGCCAGCCTTCCGTTCTTTGCAGAAGCAGGTGGGGACCCCTGACTCCCTGGACTCTCTGGACATCCCGTCCTCAGCCAGTGACGGTGGCTATGAGGTCTTCAGCCCATCAGCCACCGGCCCCCCTGGAGGGCAGCCCCGAGCGCTGGACAGTGGGTATGACACGGAGAACTACGAGTCCCCCGAGTTTGTGTTCAAGGAGGCGCAGGATCCTTGTGAGCCCCAGGCCTTTGGGGAGCTGGCCTCGGAGAGCGAGGGCCCTGGGCCCGAGACGCGgctctctgcctccctcagtGGCCTCAGCGAGAAGAACCCCTACCGAGACTCGGCGTACTTCTCAGACctagaggccgaggcagaggccACCTCCAGCCCAGAGGATAAGTGCAGTGGGGACCAAGCTCCCGAGCCAGACCTGGGCCTGCCAAGTGCTGGGCAGCCGTCTATGCAGGCCTCCCTTGGGCTTGGGGTTCCCAGGGAGGCACAGGGCTCTGGCCCCGGGGAGGCACTGCCCTCACCACTGCGGCTGGAAGGGTCCTTCCCAGAGCCCAGCACCTGCACCTCCGGCCTGGGCCCAGAGCCTCTGGAGCCCCAAGACCCAGCTGACGTACCGCCTGGGGCCAGCCCCAGCGGCTCCCAGTTTTTCCTGCTGACCCCAGTTCTACTGAGCTCCGAAGGCGACAGCTCTCAGCTCCAGGGGGCCCCAGGACTGTTGTCAGGGCCAGCCCCGCAGAAGCGGATGGGGGGCCCAAGCACCCCCAGAGCCCCCCTCCGCCTGGCTCTGCCCACCCTCCCTGTGGCCTTGGAGGGCCGGccggaggaggaagaggaggacagtgaggacagcGACGAGTCTGATGAGGAGCTCCGCTGCTACAGCGTCCAGGAGCccagtgaggacagtgaggaggaggcACCTGCGGTGCCCGTCGTGGTGGCTGAGAGCCAGAGCGCGCGCAACCTGCGCAGCCTGCTCAAGATGCCCAGCCTGCTGTCCGAGGATTTCTGCGAGGACCTGGATCGCAAGAAGAAGGCCGTGTCCTTCTTCGACGACGTCACCGTCTACCTCTTCGACCAG GAAAGCCCCACCCGGGAGCTCGGGGAGCCCTTCCCAGGCGCTAAGGAGTCGTCCCCTACATTCCTTATGGGCAGCCTCGGCTCTCCCAGTGCCACTGGCCCGCAGCAACAGGCTGATGACAGCTCCCCCCAGGGCTCCGCGGCTGGAGAGG GTGGTGGGTTCACGTGGGACGACGACTTCCCGCTGATGTCAGCCAAGGCAGCCTTTGCCACGACCCTGGACCCGGCCGCGCCCTCCCCGGCCACGCTCGCGCCCTTCTCGCGCTTCACGGTGTCGCCAGCGCCTGCGTCCCGCTTCTCCATAACGCACGTGTCCGACTCAGATGCCGAGTCCGTGAAAG CAGGACCCTGGGTGCCTGTACCTGGCTCTCCTGCCTGA